The Lycium ferocissimum isolate CSIRO_LF1 chromosome 8, AGI_CSIRO_Lferr_CH_V1, whole genome shotgun sequence DNA segment AGTGACTGTTGTGGAACATATCTTGGATCaattcaggaggaagaccttCGCCAGGGCAAACAATCCTTTTCCCaggaaaatagagaaaaaaatcaaacagGTAACTGAGACGGTATATGACACCAAACAAACAGCATTAAACTGCTGAAAACTTAAAACCTAAAAGTTAATATCGGATTATATTGACGCCTTCATCAAGAGACCAAGTTGACAACTAGAAAAGTAACTCAAATATACTAGCAAAATACCTCATATGCAGCATATGGTACACATCTAAACCGAATACTTGGCAGTTATTATAAACAAAGTAGTGCATCCAATCACCGTAAAAAAGGGGAAGTTACACATTTGACCTCTCGGCCAAAAATATCTACATCCGCTAAccaatatacatgtatatatacatctgCCTGCTATTTTTTGGGGGGCggctatttatgtcaatttccCAAAATTAATCAGATTAAACTTCAAATCAAAAGCCTAAGTTCCGGCTCCTCCtatttcaagcttgaaataGTAGTGTCCACAAACTCCACAAAGTCATTTTGGTGAGCAGTTGAAGTTACACACTTTAATAGAAGCTTATAGTTATGCAATTGCATTTTTAAAGGGGGTGGGAACATTTTGAGGTAGGAAATCATACGTTTTCttcatcaaacacaaacttaaaAGCTGAAAGACAAAGATGAGACCTGGTAGTTGGGAAGTTAAAAGAGCTAACAAATCAATGGAAGTGGTGTAAAGTTTTTTTATCAATCTCAAGTTAActtgtttatgtttatattttatCTTATCCCATAATCTTGAATTAACATGTGTAGATTTTACCTTATCCATAGCTGGAACTTATTGTAGTTTGCTTCTCGAGTCAAGTGGGTTAGCTTAAAACTAAGGATGAATACTCTGGTGTTTGTCCTTTGATATCAAAAAGGTGTAGGACCTAGAATTCTGATAAAAAAAAGTGACGagcttttatgtaattttgagAAGGATTAAAAATATGCTATGTGCATGCGATTTGTAGATAGAAGTAGGCATGGTTAGCGATTTTGAAGTTAAGAAAAATGTTAGGAGTCCAATATGCTGATCAAATGACATAAGTCAGAGAGCAGGCAGGTGGGCTAAATGCGACAACCCGAGAAAAGTGGTGCCAGTAAACCAGTGAGTAATTGCTAACGAagtccatattaaaaaattatggtCAATCTGTAATCATGTATAACATATGAACCAGTAATTTCAGACAAGCTTATTGAGATGTTATGAAATTATTCAGTTCTACACGAATAAACGTAAAGAGAAAAAATTTGAACAGCCAAGCAATGACAGTTATAGCTGATGAAGTGCAAATGATGGAGTAGATAAGATCTTCCATTCAAAGATCTTTTAAGGAAACAAGGCTTCACAAGCTGATATAGCTCATTCACTGCAAAAGTAAAGAAGAGAAAGTTGAAGAATATACCTGAACTCAATGTGTACAATAGTTACTCCATCAGAAATTTGCTTCATACTTGGTCGAAGATGGACTTCTACCCACCCTTCTGGGGATGGTGCATAGCTTGCCATAGTATGCAAAAAATCAGCAAAGACCTGTTGAATTCTGACTTGATCGCCATAAACTCTCAGTGTCTTGATTTCCTCTGGAATATCCCGGATAAGCTGTACTCCTCTTTCCCTTAACAATAACATCACTTGGCTAACAACAGCATCTATCACACTCGCAAGTAAAAATTCTCCTTTCTCAAGCTCCAGTGAACTGTTAGAAATTTAAAGGTTAATCACCTTCTGAAGAGGAGCAAGGAACATTACAAATTGAAGTCATCTACCTATTTACATGGAGACATTGCATTGCAACCACCCCCCCCCCGCGCGCGCCAAACCCCAAAGAAAAAGTGCTGTATCTCCTGGAAACTAGCTTgcaagttcaaaaaataaagtCTATGTATCTACATCTGATATTCACATGGAAATATACTGTCATACGGGAACAATACCCTCATTCAACTAATCCAGATTTATTGACTTCAATAATTACCTTAAATTTGATTGTCCTGTCACTACTGTTGCGAAGTCGATTCTTGTCCACAGACAGTAACTAGCTTAGCACCACTACAAGCTACAATTCAGCTATGAATACACTTGAGACATATCTCATAAATTTTGCTTATAAGTTCCAAAATTCCAGTCACATATAAGACCAAACTAGTATCTCTTTACTTTCATCTTGAGCATGAAAACAACTAAAGAGCAGTAGCGGTATATTGCAACTTTCTATTACAGGTaagtttccataattttctGACCATAGCTCATAAAACACTAACACATTTCTAAATGGACTTTGAAAGTTGTACTAGAGTATACTGTGTCATAGTGAACAGATTCATTTAACTGAGAATATGATAGAATAAATAATTGATATGAACTTACCCATCCTCAATGTTGTCCAGATCAACATGCCTTATGATCTTAGACATCTGCCTCTCACAAGCATCACTTGTTTCCAGAAACTGCTTCTGGTTTTCTGTCAAATCTGTGGCCTCCAATAATGAATTTGTAAAGCGTATACCATTCAGAGGATTCTTTATTTCCTGACAAATGTAAGACAACTCTTTCATCCCAAAAATACTCGTCTTTTCTTGTTGTCTCCGCATTAGAGCTTGCTGCAATTCAGGACTTGCATTCTGCAAAAAACAAAAGGCCCCAATAATTTTTCCATCCATATTGACTCTCTTGTTTGCAGTCAAAAGAGCTTGAACGAAATTTCCATTTCGGTcgaagaaggaaaaaggaaactTGTCTGTCTCCTGGCCTCCAATTGCCTTATGCAACATGATCATGAATTTCGTCATGGTGTCTGGGCCCTTGAGCCGACAGAAACTGCCAAAAATTTCACCAACTAACATTTTTCCAATGACTTCTTCTCTGTTCCAACCACTAAGTTTTTCCATTGCAGTGTTCCACTCGAAGCAATAAGTGTTCTCATCTGATACAAAAATGGGCGGGATCAGAGGATTAGGGCTGTGCACTATGGCCTTGTAATCACCTTGTATGCGAACAAATTTGTCCATCACAACTTTTTGGGCTGTAATATCCTGCCCAACGAAGCAGACACCAACAATGTTATTTGTGTAGTCTTTGCTAGAGCAAGCATTGACCACCACAAAAACAGCCTTCTTCAGTTGCTCAGCTCCAAATGTCCTTAACTTTATTTCTATGTTCTTATCTTCTTCACCTGTGATTGGTTTAGCAACAATATTAggtttttctcctctttcaTTATCTGTAGGATGGCTGGACACGAAGAGGGTGGATACCAATCAGTTTCAATTAACAATGTGCAAGAAACTCAAGCTACATACACATTAAAGAGAGAATGGTGCCACCCCACTGTCGGGATTAGCCTGAATCTGATTAAATGCAGCTTCATTTTATAACCCAGAGTGGATATATAGCCACAATGATTACGCCCATGTGCTCTGAAATTGCCTAGAGTTAATCAACATTGAAAACTCAAGATTGAAACTGAcctccaaaaaacaaaaattatgtCATGATTAAATCAGAAAGCTTTGACGCAGGTTGTTACATGCTTTATCATCGATAAAAGATCTTTATTACTTCTCATGTTTCCATTTTATGTGGTTTTTGACATGGTACGGTTTCTGCGCTAGCTTAGCACAATCTAATCAACAATTCATATGCTAACTTCTAAGTGCATGGTGCCAATCCAAAACTACTAAAATAATAGCAGTAATTATTGGATTATTTTGCAAAGAGTATGGGAGGCAATGTAATGgattattttgagaaaaaggaaaggagcTGACAGTTGGTAAAAGATTAGAAATTTCTGTTGGACCAGGGTAAACGCAAATTTATGGATATTATGAAGTAGTCAACTCTTTTCAGCAACAGTATATAAATCAATATGAACTTACAACCTGTAGTTACACAGGGAATGTGGACAATAGACATTTAATTAAAAGTACCATTAAAAGTGCCTATgtcaaaacatgaacataaaaAGAACACACCTTGCTTGCTATAGAGCTTCTTATCCCTGAAAATATCTATCCAATAGAAAGCAAATAGTAATATAAACCAAACATGCAACCTCCATTATTTTGTTGCATGATTCAAGGAGGAAACataaatttgatatttaaaaaaaaaaaaaaaaaaaaagggcagcctggtgcacaaagcatcccgtGTTAGCCGTCCCCGGGGAAGGGCCGCACTCcaaggggtgtgatgtagacagcctaccctaatgcaagcattGGTGGCTGCTTCCACGGCTCAAAcccgtgacctataggtcacactGAGACAACTTTACCGTTActccaaggctccccttcagattttaaatttgttattgaaattaaaaaaaacaaagaagagcaGATAAGGGAATAACCGATCAATATAGCCTAAGCAAACTCCATAGGCCCCTTCAGATTTTAAATTtgttattaaaattaaaaaaacaaagaagagcaGATAAGGGAATAACCGCTCAATATAGCCTAAGGAAACTCCATAGGTAATGAAATGCACTTATTGGAATGAAGGAAATGTACAGCAGATTGGTATAACCTCTTAAAGCTTTGAAGAGAAGGTTCTCAGCAGTTCTCTGTGACTCTTCGTGGAGAAGATCGTGAACCAATGACTTCCCCATTGCTTCCTCAACTGACAACTCTGTCAACTCTGCAACTTTAGCATTCCATCCATTTATGCGACCTTCAACATCAACAGCAAATATGGGTGCTGTAGCAGTCTCTACCAATCTAACCATTTCTCTGGCAACAGACCTCAGTTCATCCATCCCTTGCAACCCCTCTTCCCGAAGCTGAGCATGCACAATAGCTTTAGAATTACTTGCCTGATCAGCATCCTTGAATGAATCACGCAGAATAAGCTGCAAAGAGTGAATTGCATCCATCTCTGCATTCTCCCATGGCAAACTCCGGCTCTTAACAACTTCCAAAAATGCCTTAAACGAAGAACGTGGATGCATTTTCTGCCAATCATCTTTATCTTCTGGATGATGCTTTGCACCACCCCATTTTATCTCACTCGCAGTGTGTGAACGGAACCAAAACAGGAAATCTTTCGAAGTTACATAGGCAACAGCCATCCCACAGACGGCAGCACCAAGAGAAGCTGCCTCAGGATACCCTGCATCAGCCAAACTGTCAGTACTTAAACCTGTTGAGTCCAAATGATAAGTCAATAGCCACTCCACAATGCCCTTTATCTGGTTTTCAGAAGGTGTAACACCCATAGGATAGTACCTCCCCTGGTAGAACAAAGCGGCCCCATCACATTTCACAAGGTCAACGATGCTGGGGCTCTGAGTAACAATCCCTGTAGGTGAATCTCGGAGAAGCATATCACACAACAATGTCTGTGTCTTCAACACATGCTTTTCAGCCAACTGCGATGCCAATTGTAATTCCATGTTTAGTTGGAGCCCAAAGGCCTGCATGAGGAATTCACAGGCATAACGAAGGGGGAAAGGAATACACCGAGCAGAAGTGTGGTGTCCAACTACCAAGCCCCATAATCTCATTGTACTTCTCCCTCCAGCAActtcatcatcattaccatttATAATAACAGCCAGTGTTAACGACGCAACATTTCCCATATTAACCATATACTGAGGGTGGCAACCATGAGGAGCCCTAAGTGTTGAACCAACTAAACATAAAGGCTGCTTAAGCGATTCATCCTGAATAACCTTCACAGGCGTGGCAGTACAgtcaacaatcattctaacccTATTCTGTTTAAACAAGAATCTTGATGCTTGTGGAATATCAGTAGCCGGATAATGCAAACCAATATAAGGCTCTAAATCAGATCTTTTACTCTCCGCGACAACTTCCCCATGCTCATCATCATGAAACTTATACACCATAACTCGATCATACCCCGTAAGCTCCCTCACACTCTTAACAACGGTATCACACAAAAGCTCAATATCTCCACCAGGTAACGATTGCAAAAGCGAAATAGCCCTCACGGCTAGTTTCTGCGATTGCACAGCTCCAGCAATAGACAATGCAGGGTCCTCTGTTCTAGCAGGTTCTAAatcaatcacaataccaacatcaatccTATGCAAAATCGCGTAAAAGGGCTTCCCTGAATTCCTCGAATGTATCCAAATCGGATTCAACAACGTAATCTCACGTGCCCCGAATGCTCCTTCAAGCAAAACACTACTTGAAGGACTAAAAAGACTCCTAACATCAGTTCCAATTGTTAAAAATCCAGGCTTATCAAGACTTGGAACTGATTGCGGCATTTTATCAAGCAACTCGCGTGCATTTTCGCTATAAGCAATAACGCGAAAATTCGTTTCATTTACAGCTATTGTACAACCAAATGGTTGAATATGACCACCTCTTTGAATTTTAGTTAAATAAGCAGTAATTTGATGCTCAGGCACAATATCTGTAGTGTTTCTAACAGATTGCGAATAATCAAAGGATTTTCCTGATTCACCTGATTGTTCAAAAGCAGCATGTAGTCTAGCATCAGTAGTATATTGTGCTACTGCTTTGCTTATTGATGCATTATTAGTATTACTTGTACCTGAAAATTGTGCTTGATTTTTTTGCTCATGGTGACTACGAGCATTTTTTGTTCCTCTACTTCCAGAAGCCATTTTTTTGAGTTATTGATCATAAGGGCATGGTAGGTAGAATTGCTTGTTTAGGAGgaaacaagtttttcttttactattataggaaagaaatagagagagaagaaagatgaGTACAAATAGAATAAGTACAAATAGGATATTATAATAGATGTTTAGATTAACAATTTGAATTTGGTGTTATCAGGAAAATAGATGGTTCAATTTTCTAATGGCAGCTAAGAATATGGAATGGAGAAGTGTGTGACTATGAGTTTTGGCGGAATTGCGGATTTTGGATTTGAAGTTTGtggataaaaataataatttcaaattaatacgCCAAATCATTCTATAACAAACGTTGTTTGTCCGGATGTTTTTTAGCTGCTATAACAGGAtgttatagagaacatatactataacataataTGAAAGTTGGTTTCAATGAAAACTCGGTAGTTAGTGAAATGTTGTTGTAAAAGA contains these protein-coding regions:
- the LOC132068304 gene encoding phytochrome B-like isoform X1 — protein: MASGSRGTKNARSHHEQKNQAQFSGTSNTNNASISKAVAQYTTDARLHAAFEQSGESGKSFDYSQSVRNTTDIVPEHQITAYLTKIQRGGHIQPFGCTIAVNETNFRVIAYSENARELLDKMPQSVPSLDKPGFLTIGTDVRSLFSPSSSVLLEGAFGAREITLLNPIWIHSRNSGKPFYAILHRIDVGIVIDLEPARTEDPALSIAGAVQSQKLAVRAISLLQSLPGGDIELLCDTVVKSVRELTGYDRVMVYKFHDDEHGEVVAESKRSDLEPYIGLHYPATDIPQASRFLFKQNRVRMIVDCTATPVKVIQDESLKQPLCLVGSTLRAPHGCHPQYMVNMGNVASLTLAVIINGNDDEVAGGRSTMRLWGLVVGHHTSARCIPFPLRYACEFLMQAFGLQLNMELQLASQLAEKHVLKTQTLLCDMLLRDSPTGIVTQSPSIVDLVKCDGAALFYQGRYYPMGVTPSENQIKGIVEWLLTYHLDSTGLSTDSLADAGYPEAASLGAAVCGMAVAYVTSKDFLFWFRSHTASEIKWGGAKHHPEDKDDWQKMHPRSSFKAFLEVVKSRSLPWENAEMDAIHSLQLILRDSFKDADQASNSKAIVHAQLREEGLQGMDELRSVAREMVRLVETATAPIFAVDVEGRINGWNAKVAELTELSVEEAMGKSLVHDLLHEESQRTAENLLFKALRGEEDKNIEIKLRTFGAEQLKKAVFVVVNACSSKDYTNNIVGVCFVGQDITAQKVVMDKFVRIQGDYKAIVHSPNPLIPPIFVSDENTYCFEWNTAMEKLSGWNREEVIGKMLVGEIFGSFCRLKGPDTMTKFMIMLHKAIGGQETDKFPFSFFDRNGNFVQALLTANKRVNMDGKIIGAFCFLQNASPELQQALMRRQQEKTSIFGMKELSYICQEIKNPLNGIRFTNSLLEATDLTENQKQFLETSDACERQMSKIIRHVDLDNIEDGSLELEKGEFLLASVIDAVVSQVMLLLRERGVQLIRDIPEEIKTLRVYGDQVRIQQVFADFLHTMASYAPSPEGWVEVHLRPSMKQISDGVTIVHIEFRIVCPGEGLPPELIQDMFHNSHWVTQAGLGLSMCRKILKLMNGEVQYIRQSERCFFLIILELPLSQRDSMNVG
- the LOC132068304 gene encoding phytochrome B-like isoform X2, whose amino-acid sequence is MASGSRGTKNARSHHEQKNQAQFSGTSNTNNASISKAVAQYTTDARLHAAFEQSGESGKSFDYSQSVRNTTDIVPEHQITAYLTKIQRGGHIQPFGCTIAVNETNFRVIAYSENARELLDKMPQSVPSLDKPGFLTIGTDVRSLFSPSSSVLLEGAFGAREITLLNPIWIHSRNSGKPFYAILHRIDVGIVIDLEPARTEDPALSIAGAVQSQKLAVRAISLLQSLPGGDIELLCDTVVKSVRELTGYDRVMVYKFHDDEHGEVVAESKRSDLEPYIGLHYPATDIPQASRFLFKQNRVRMIVDCTATPVKVIQDESLKQPLCLVGSTLRAPHGCHPQYMVNMGNVASLTLAVIINGNDDEVAGGRSTMRLWGLVVGHHTSARCIPFPLRYACEFLMQAFGLQLNMELQLASQLAEKHVLKTQTLLCDMLLRDSPTGIVTQSPSIVDLVKCDGAALFYQGRYYPMGVTPSENQIKGIVEWLLTYHLDSTGLSTDSLADAGYPEAASLGAAVCGMAVAYVTSKDFLFWFRSHTASEIKWGGAKHHPEDKDDWQKMHPRSSFKAFLEVVKSRSLPWENAEMDAIHSLQLILRDSFKDADQASNSKAIVHAQLREEGLQGMDELRSVAREMVRLVETATAPIFAVDVEGRINGWNAKVAELTELSVEEAMGKSLVHDLLHEESQRTAENLLFKALRGEEDKNIEIKLRTFGAEQLKKAVFVVVNACSSKDYTNNIVGVCFVGQDITAQKVVMDKFVRIQGDYKAIVHSPNPLIPPIFVSDENTYCFEWNTAMEKLSGWNREEVIGKMLVGEIFGSFCRLKGPDTMTKFMIMLHKAIGGQETDKFPFSFFDRNGNFVQALLTANKRVNMDGKIIGAFCFLQNASPELQQALMRRQQEKTSIFGMKELSYICQEIKNPLNGIRFTNSLLEATDLTENQKQFLETSDACERQMSKIIRHVDLDNIEDGSLELEKGEFLLASVIDAVVSQVMLLLRERGVQLIRDIPEEIKTLRVYGDQVRIQQVFADFLHTMASYAPSPEGWVEVHLRPSMKQISDGVTIVHIEFRSAIWVAPRCF